The proteins below are encoded in one region of Peribacillus muralis:
- a CDS encoding tyrosine-protein phosphatase: MIDIHCHILPGVDDGSTDVEASMSMAKKAVEEGITDLYATPHHLNEKFVNVKSDIIARVMKLNEKFQQTHIPLTIHLGQEVRIHRDLFISLEKEEILTLDDKGRYMLLELPSGRVPTYTQDMIYELLLRGITPIIVHPERNKELMENPKRLFELIQEGALTQITSGSIIGNFGKKIQTFSKKIIEHNLAHFVATDAHNTGSRGFTLQEAYETITKMHGVERSFYFKENAELLMKGLSPAVEKPLPFKKKILGIF; the protein is encoded by the coding sequence TTGATTGATATACATTGTCACATTCTCCCAGGCGTCGATGATGGATCTACAGACGTGGAGGCAAGCATGAGCATGGCAAAAAAAGCGGTGGAAGAAGGAATCACCGATTTGTATGCAACGCCGCATCACTTAAATGAGAAGTTTGTCAACGTGAAGAGTGACATCATCGCTAGAGTCATGAAATTAAACGAGAAATTTCAACAGACCCATATTCCCCTTACGATTCATCTCGGGCAGGAAGTAAGAATACACCGAGATTTATTCATTTCACTGGAAAAGGAAGAAATTCTGACACTCGACGACAAAGGCAGGTATATGCTACTGGAGCTTCCGTCTGGACGTGTCCCTACATACACACAAGATATGATATACGAGCTGCTGCTGAGAGGGATCACCCCGATTATCGTACATCCGGAACGAAATAAGGAATTGATGGAAAACCCTAAACGGTTATTTGAATTAATTCAAGAAGGTGCCTTAACGCAAATTACCTCTGGAAGCATCATCGGCAATTTCGGGAAGAAAATTCAAACGTTTTCAAAGAAAATCATCGAGCATAATCTGGCACATTTCGTTGCAACTGATGCTCATAATACCGGCTCAAGGGGATTCACCCTACAAGAGGCGTACGAAACAATCACAAAGATGCATGGTGTCGAACGGAGCTTTTATTTTAAGGAAAATGCGGAACTGCTCATGAAGGGACTAAGTCCAGCTGTTGAAAAACCACTGCCATTCAAAAAGAAAATACTAGGCATTTTTTAA
- a CDS encoding polysaccharide biosynthesis protein: protein MAYRKRLTLLALLDSLIVLSAIYVSYLFLYPYLEIFKLPTLLVTSVSLLFSHHFFASIYKLYKNAWEYASIRELVSIVKAVSLSVIAVIAIQIIVFQDVFVRAMALTWMMHIILIGGSRFSWRMLRNRLIHNQTETRNTLIIGAGSAGTMAVRQLLTNQDIELKPVAFIDDDPKKEKLDILGIPVVGNSKHIPEMVEKYHIDNIVIAIPSLSKKELKVIFDECVKTSAKTQIIPMIEDIMLGKVAVNQFKEVEVEDLLGREPVELDITSISQYVTGKTILVTGAGGSIGSEICRQICRFSPGQLILLGHGENSIYQIDMELKKLYANQMEIIPVIADIQDRERIFEVMETHRPDVVYHAAAHKHVPLMEYNPREAVKNNVFGTKNVAEASETFGVGAFVMISSDKAVNPTNVMGSTKRIAEMIIQQLAKNSATKFVAVRFGNVLGSRGSVIPLFKKQIQAGGPVTVTHPDMTRYFMTIPEASRLVIQASSLARGGEIFVLDMGEPVKIVELATNLIQLSGYSIEDIGIEFSGIRPGEKMYEELLGEKEVHSEAVFPKIFIGKAVLDQEDEIQYLLNSYDGFSMTELKQFVINLANRRRNKTYSAVK, encoded by the coding sequence TTGGCCTATCGGAAACGACTGACATTATTGGCGCTGTTGGATTCATTGATCGTATTATCGGCCATTTATGTAAGTTATTTGTTCTTGTATCCTTATTTGGAAATATTTAAATTACCAACACTCTTGGTCACTTCAGTCTCTCTATTATTTAGCCATCATTTTTTTGCTTCCATTTATAAACTGTATAAGAATGCCTGGGAATATGCGAGCATCCGGGAGTTAGTGTCGATTGTTAAAGCAGTAAGCTTATCTGTTATTGCGGTTATCGCCATTCAAATCATCGTTTTTCAAGATGTGTTTGTACGAGCCATGGCACTTACATGGATGATGCATATCATCCTCATTGGCGGGTCCCGTTTTTCGTGGAGAATGCTGCGGAACCGTCTGATCCATAATCAAACGGAAACCAGGAATACGTTGATCATCGGTGCTGGATCGGCAGGAACGATGGCTGTACGGCAGCTTCTTACTAATCAGGATATTGAACTGAAGCCTGTCGCATTCATCGATGATGATCCAAAAAAAGAAAAATTGGATATCTTGGGAATACCCGTTGTCGGCAACTCTAAGCATATTCCAGAAATGGTAGAGAAATATCATATCGATAATATCGTCATTGCAATTCCTTCATTAAGCAAGAAAGAGTTGAAGGTCATATTTGATGAGTGTGTAAAAACGAGTGCGAAAACTCAAATTATTCCGATGATTGAAGATATTATGTTAGGGAAAGTAGCCGTGAATCAATTTAAAGAAGTCGAAGTGGAAGACTTATTGGGCAGGGAACCGGTTGAACTGGACATAACGAGCATATCCCAATATGTAACCGGCAAGACGATTTTGGTTACAGGGGCTGGAGGCTCGATCGGTTCGGAAATTTGCCGGCAAATCTGCCGCTTCTCACCCGGCCAACTGATCCTCCTAGGACACGGCGAGAATAGTATCTATCAAATTGATATGGAATTGAAAAAGTTATATGCCAATCAAATGGAAATCATACCGGTCATTGCAGATATTCAGGATCGGGAAAGGATTTTCGAAGTGATGGAGACACATCGTCCTGATGTCGTGTACCATGCCGCTGCACACAAACATGTTCCCCTTATGGAATACAATCCACGTGAAGCTGTCAAGAATAATGTTTTTGGAACGAAGAATGTTGCAGAAGCGTCAGAAACGTTTGGTGTAGGAGCATTTGTGATGATTTCATCCGATAAGGCCGTCAACCCAACCAATGTCATGGGGTCGACGAAGCGGATTGCAGAAATGATCATCCAGCAGCTGGCTAAAAATAGCGCAACCAAATTCGTTGCCGTTCGCTTCGGAAATGTTTTGGGCAGCAGAGGAAGTGTCATCCCGTTATTTAAAAAACAAATCCAAGCCGGTGGTCCTGTAACCGTCACCCATCCAGACATGACGAGGTATTTCATGACCATACCCGAAGCATCCAGATTAGTCATCCAGGCAAGTTCGTTGGCTCGAGGCGGAGAAATCTTCGTCCTTGATATGGGTGAACCCGTGAAGATCGTTGAATTAGCAACGAATCTTATCCAATTATCCGGCTATTCAATAGAGGATATCGGAATCGAATTCTCAGGGATCAGACCTGGTGAGAAGATGTATGAAGAACTATTAGGGGAAAAAGAGGTTCATAGTGAAGCCGTATTCCCGAAAATCTTTATCGGAAAAGCGGTATTGGATCAGGAAGATGAAATTCAGTATCTTTTAAACTCCTATGATGGTTTTTCCATGACAGAACTTAAACAATTCGTGATAAATTTAGCCAATCGCAGAAGAAATAAAACTTATTCAGCAGTGAAATAG
- a CDS encoding YveK family protein, whose amino-acid sequence MEETISITDIFKTLKKRWKLIMLLTLIAALISGSISYFLLSPVYQSSTQILVNQKQSENPLDSTQIRSNIDMINTYSVIIKSPAILEKVIDKLGLDESVEQLSEKITINSQQNSQVFSLTVQDGNPSQAVEIANTISETFQKEIKNIMNVDNVSVLAKAEIKENPAPVKPNPILNIAIAAVVGLMAGVGLAFLLEFMDNTIKDEKDIETLLELPLLGSIQKISNVHNKG is encoded by the coding sequence ATGGAAGAAACGATTAGTATTACAGATATTTTCAAAACATTAAAGAAGCGTTGGAAGCTAATCATGCTGCTGACATTAATTGCGGCGTTAATCAGTGGATCGATTTCTTATTTCTTATTATCACCCGTCTACCAATCTTCGACACAAATTCTCGTTAATCAGAAACAATCCGAAAATCCATTGGACTCGACCCAAATACGATCCAATATCGACATGATCAATACATACAGCGTGATCATTAAAAGCCCAGCCATTTTGGAGAAGGTCATCGATAAGCTTGGACTGGACGAAAGCGTGGAGCAGCTTAGTGAAAAAATCACCATTAACAGCCAACAAAATTCACAAGTGTTTTCCTTAACGGTCCAGGATGGCAATCCATCGCAAGCAGTGGAGATTGCCAATACGATTTCTGAAACGTTCCAAAAAGAAATCAAAAATATCATGAACGTCGACAATGTTAGCGTACTTGCCAAAGCTGAAATCAAAGAGAACCCTGCACCTGTAAAACCTAATCCCATATTGAATATCGCGATTGCAGCGGTGGTCGGCTTGATGGCTGGCGTTGGCTTGGCATTTTTGCTCGAGTTCATGGACAATACGATCAAGGATGAGAAGGATATCGAGACACTCCTGGAATTGCCTCTACTTGGCTCGATTCAGAAGATTTCGAACGTACATAATAAAGGCTAA
- a CDS encoding CpsD/CapB family tyrosine-protein kinase — MRSKDKKQVNLIAQNNPKSPITEQYRLIRTNIQFSSVDEDIQTIVVTSAEPNDGKSTTSANLAIVLAQEEKKVLLVDADLRKPSVHYAFGLSNIQGLTSVLTKKMSIETAVMQTDVPNLEILTSGPIPPNPSELLNSRAIGITIKELKEMYDYIIFDTPPVLVVPDSQIVANKCDGVIMVVSSGKTNKQSAVKAKELLTKANTSVLGVVLNGVETDNSNYYYYQS, encoded by the coding sequence TTGAGAAGTAAAGATAAAAAACAAGTGAATTTGATTGCCCAAAATAATCCTAAATCACCGATCACGGAGCAATATCGATTGATTCGGACGAATATCCAATTTTCCTCAGTGGATGAAGATATACAAACCATTGTCGTTACCTCAGCCGAGCCTAATGATGGGAAATCGACGACATCCGCGAACCTCGCGATTGTATTGGCTCAGGAGGAGAAAAAAGTACTGCTTGTAGATGCAGACTTGAGAAAACCGTCCGTTCATTATGCCTTTGGTCTTAGTAATATACAAGGACTCACGAGTGTGCTAACGAAGAAAATGAGCATTGAAACAGCGGTCATGCAGACGGATGTGCCTAATCTGGAGATTTTGACGAGCGGACCCATTCCCCCCAACCCTTCGGAATTATTGAATTCCAGAGCGATAGGCATAACCATAAAGGAACTGAAAGAAATGTATGATTATATCATTTTTGATACACCGCCGGTCCTGGTCGTTCCTGACTCTCAAATTGTCGCCAATAAATGTGATGGCGTGATCATGGTCGTCTCAAGCGGCAAGACGAACAAACAAAGTGCAGTGAAGGCGAAGGAGCTATTAACGAAAGCCAATACATCCGTGCTTGGTGTCGTCTTGAATGGCGTGGAAACGGATAACAGCAATTATTATTACTATCAATCTTGA
- a CDS encoding SGNH/GDSL hydrolase family protein, with protein MRKYGLIIIAIICLAVLASGQIHWKNKNQAAGVEAREAEAKLKQKEKEEREALIQSLKPEDNQQQPLIDYLRYKSLTQDKVIVSLVGSNGTSGTGASTSAKRWTARLEKSLRADLDEAKALRFLNHSHEGYSTEDLLEGKKIEEVIKDDPDLIIFEKPLINNHYQSLSLEQTEIDLEKIMAKWQKERPNAKILMISPNSVANGEMENSLGLSYLDYMNASEDVIKKNQWTYLNSKAGMEKKLEKQNLRLADVLTNDNIHPNDRGHQIWFEVLQDYFQQKQDR; from the coding sequence ATGAGGAAGTATGGGTTAATCATTATCGCGATCATTTGCTTAGCTGTACTGGCATCCGGTCAAATCCATTGGAAAAACAAAAACCAGGCAGCCGGGGTGGAGGCTAGAGAAGCTGAAGCAAAACTTAAACAAAAGGAAAAAGAAGAAAGGGAAGCATTGATACAGAGCTTAAAACCGGAAGATAATCAACAGCAGCCGTTAATCGATTATTTACGGTATAAGTCACTTACGCAAGATAAGGTCATTGTCTCCCTAGTGGGGAGTAACGGTACTTCAGGAACGGGAGCAAGTACTTCTGCGAAAAGATGGACAGCGCGTCTGGAGAAGAGTCTGCGTGCCGATCTTGATGAGGCTAAAGCATTGCGTTTTTTGAATCATAGTCATGAAGGGTATTCAACTGAGGATTTGTTGGAAGGTAAAAAAATCGAAGAAGTCATAAAAGATGACCCTGATTTGATTATTTTTGAAAAGCCGCTGATTAACAATCACTATCAATCACTTAGCCTGGAACAGACGGAAATCGATTTGGAAAAAATCATGGCAAAATGGCAAAAAGAACGGCCAAATGCCAAGATTCTGATGATTTCACCAAATTCAGTCGCAAATGGTGAAATGGAAAATAGCTTAGGTTTGAGTTATCTGGATTATATGAACGCTTCCGAGGATGTCATCAAAAAGAATCAGTGGACGTATTTGAATAGCAAGGCAGGTATGGAAAAGAAGCTAGAAAAACAGAATTTGAGATTGGCTGATGTTTTAACCAATGATAACATCCATCCAAATGACCGAGGACATCAGATATGGTTCGAGGTGCTGCAGGACTATTTTCAGCAAAAACAGGACAGGTAG
- a CDS encoding helix-turn-helix domain-containing protein yields the protein MIGYRVKSLREERNMSISELSTKSGVAKSYISSLERNLQTNPTILVLEKIARILGIKVDALLYEQGNKSMDEEWIQIMQDVMGSGISKEEMREFIQDRK from the coding sequence ATGATAGGTTACCGAGTCAAGTCGCTTAGGGAAGAAAGGAACATGTCAATTAGTGAACTCTCCACAAAATCGGGCGTTGCCAAATCCTATATAAGCTCACTGGAAAGAAACCTTCAAACAAACCCCACTATTTTAGTTTTGGAAAAAATAGCAAGAATTCTAGGTATTAAGGTTGATGCACTGCTTTATGAACAAGGAAACAAAAGTATGGATGAAGAGTGGATCCAAATCATGCAGGATGTTATGGGTTCTGGCATATCGAAAGAGGAAATGCGCGAATTCATTCAGGATCGCAAATGA